In a genomic window of Streptomyces katrae:
- a CDS encoding glycerophosphodiester phosphodiesterase — protein MYVRTAAAAAAAFLGLTLTMLGGSASPAATGPGSAPGSTGLLGPTVYAHRGASAYAPENTLEAIDLAMRLGFDWVENDVQRTRDGELVVIHDDTLARTTDVEQVFPDRKPWRVKDFTAAEIARLDAGSWFSPRFAGARVPTLREYMERVQDNRQRLLLEIKKPELYPGIEEQTLKVLEETGWLDAQHVARRLVVQSFSADSVRVVHRLRPDLVTAFLGTPTVAGLPEYAEFTDRINPWHTTISADWVAAVHRLRGAHGKTMEVDTWIVDDAATARKVREMGVDGIITNAPDVVRGAVGGY, from the coding sequence ATGTACGTCCGAACCGCCGCCGCGGCAGCCGCCGCCTTCCTGGGCCTCACCCTGACCATGCTGGGCGGGTCGGCGTCGCCCGCCGCCACCGGCCCCGGATCCGCACCGGGCTCGACGGGACTCCTGGGCCCCACCGTGTACGCCCACCGGGGGGCCTCCGCGTACGCCCCGGAGAACACCCTGGAGGCGATCGACCTGGCGATGCGGCTGGGCTTCGACTGGGTCGAGAACGACGTCCAGCGGACCAGGGACGGCGAGCTGGTGGTGATCCACGACGACACCCTGGCCCGCACCACCGACGTCGAGCAGGTCTTCCCCGACCGCAAGCCCTGGCGGGTCAAGGACTTCACGGCGGCGGAGATCGCCCGGCTGGACGCGGGGAGCTGGTTCTCGCCGCGGTTCGCCGGCGCCCGGGTGCCTACCCTGCGGGAGTACATGGAGCGGGTCCAGGACAACCGCCAGCGGCTGCTGCTGGAGATCAAGAAGCCGGAGCTCTACCCCGGGATCGAGGAGCAGACGCTGAAGGTGTTGGAGGAGACCGGCTGGCTGGACGCCCAGCACGTCGCACGGCGGCTGGTGGTGCAGAGCTTCAGCGCCGACTCCGTGCGCGTCGTGCACCGGCTGCGCCCCGACCTGGTGACGGCCTTCCTGGGCACCCCGACCGTGGCCGGCCTGCCCGAGTACGCCGAGTTCACCGACCGGATCAACCCGTGGCACACGACGATCTCGGCCGACTGGGTGGCGGCCGTGCACCGGCTGCGGGGGGCGCACGGCAAGACGATGGAGGTGGACACCTGGATCGTGGACGACGCCGCGACGGCCCGGAAGGTGCGGGAGATGGGGGTGGACGGAATCATCACCAACGCGCCGGACGTCGTACGGGGGGCCGTGGGCGGCTACTAG
- a CDS encoding methylated-DNA--[protein]-cysteine S-methyltransferase: MDSTERPRGPHLEWTVLPSEIGPLLLAATPEGLVRVEFHAGPERVGRMIGALVSRLGAEAWRPDPGREVLLAEPIRQLKAYFAGALRRFDLPLDWRLSSGFNRQVLLELDRSVPYGSVVGYGELAARAGQPGAAQAVGNAMGSNPLPLVVACHRVVENDGGIGGFGGGVETKRTLLALEGVLPQPLF, encoded by the coding sequence GTGGACAGCACCGAGCGGCCCCGCGGGCCGCACCTCGAATGGACCGTCCTCCCCAGCGAGATCGGTCCCCTGCTCCTGGCCGCGACCCCCGAGGGGCTGGTCCGGGTGGAGTTCCATGCCGGGCCCGAGCGGGTCGGCCGGATGATCGGCGCGCTGGTCTCCCGGCTGGGCGCCGAGGCCTGGCGGCCGGACCCGGGCCGGGAGGTGCTGCTGGCCGAGCCGATACGCCAGCTCAAGGCCTACTTCGCGGGTGCGCTGCGCCGCTTCGACCTGCCCCTGGACTGGCGGCTCAGTTCCGGGTTCAACCGGCAGGTGCTGCTGGAGCTCGACCGCTCGGTGCCCTACGGCTCGGTGGTGGGGTACGGGGAGCTGGCGGCCCGGGCCGGGCAGCCCGGGGCGGCCCAGGCCGTGGGCAACGCCATGGGCTCGAACCCGCTGCCGCTGGTGGTGGCCTGCCACCGCGTGGTGGAGAACGACGGGGGGATCGGGGGCTTCGGGGGCGGGGTGGAGACCAAGCGGACCCTGCTCGCGCTGGAGGGCGTCCTGCCGCAGCCGCTGTTCTAG